One Felis catus isolate Fca126 chromosome D3, F.catus_Fca126_mat1.0, whole genome shotgun sequence DNA segment encodes these proteins:
- the RITA1 gene encoding RBPJ-interacting and tubulin-associated protein 1 has translation MGSMKTPVELAISGMQTLHLQHRCRGGYRVKARTSYVDETLFGSPAGTRPTPPDFDPPWVEKANRTSRVGTGTSQALGANGSCENTSSRVSTPTLTPRKKNKYRLISHTPSYCDESLFGSRPEGTSWEGPWMAKGDAAKLHALFWTPPATPRGSQSPRPRDTPLRAVHPAGPSKPEPKVAADTRKLSVDGLDSPRPPRRERSHSLTHLNVPGTGRPHTSASHANGPRDSRPSPSGVTFQSPLVTPRARSVRVSVPAAPQRGGATQKPKPPWK, from the exons ATGGGCAGCATGAAAACCCCCGTGGAGCTGGCCATCAGTGGGATGCAGACCCTCCACCTTCAGCACCGTTGCCGGGGTGGCTACCGGGTCAAGGCCAGGACATCCTATGTGGATGAGACTTTGTTTGGCAGCCCTGCGGGTACCCGGCCCACACCACCAGACTTTGACCCACCTTGGGTGGAGAAGGCCAACAGAACCAGTCGAGTGGGCACAGGGACATCACAGGCCTTGGGGGCCAACGGGAGCTGTGAGAACACCTCCTCCAGGGTCAGCACCCCGACCCTCACACCGAGGAAGAAGAACAAATACAG ACTGATCAGCCACACTCCTTCTTACTGCGATGAGTCGCTGTTTGGCTCCCGACCCGAGGGCACCAGCTGGGAGGGCCCGTGGATGGCAAAGGGGGATGCTGCAAAACTCCATGCCCTCTTCTGGAcacccccagccacccccagggGCAGCCAGTCGCCCCGCCCCAGGGACACCCCACTGCGAGCCGTTCACCCAGCTGGTCCCTCGAAGCCAGAGCCCAAGGTGGCGGCAGATACCCGGAAGTTGTCCGTGGACGGGTTAGACTCTCCACGCCCTCCGAGGCGAGAACGTTCCCATTCCCTCACACACCTGAATGTCCCCGGCACGGGTCGCCCACACACCAGTGCCTCCCACGCCAATGGGCCTCGGGATTCCAGGCCTTCCCCGTCGGGGGTGACCTTCCAGAGCCCCCTCGTGACTCCCAGGGCTCGCTCAGTCCGTGTTTCAGTGCCAGCCGCCCCTCAGCGAGGTGGGGCCACCCAGAAACCAAAGCCCCCTTGGAAATGA